The following is a genomic window from Haliaeetus albicilla chromosome 13, bHalAlb1.1, whole genome shotgun sequence.
GACCTGGGTACACAGGCTCCAACTGCGAGATTGAAATCAATGAATGTGACGCCAACCCTTGCAAGAATGGTGGAAGCTGCACTGTAAGTTTGAGTTGCTTGTGCCACCTGGAACCCCAAGGGAGGAGTTAATGTCAGTCTTACTAATTTTCATAATCACTTCTTGGATTTCAAAGCAACTTCAGCTAAATATTTTGACCATTTCTTCCCCCCAGGATCTTGAGAACAGTTATTCCTGTACCTGCCCCCCGGGCTTCTACGGTAAAAACTGTGAGCTGAGCGCAATGACTTGTGCTGATGGACCATGCTTCAATGGTGGGCGATGCACCGACAACCCTGATGGGGGATACAGCTGCCGCTGCCCACTGGGTTATTCTGGGTTcaactgtgaaaagaaaatcgATTACTGCAGTTCCAGCCCTTGTGCTAATGGTAAGGCCAAACATGCTACAGtgaccttctaaaaggagaCCATCCAGTTACTTTGCCTTCTGGTCTGGAGTTCATAACAAGGCCCACTGATCAATCACGGTCCATGTCAAGTCAGTAGTTGACTTGGTGGAGGAACTGTACTTAAAAAGTAATGGTGTGGTTCGGGCCATGCTGTAGGCTGCATTTTCTCAAGGGGTGATGGCAGCCAGGTAACTTGGCCTGAAGCTTCGTGCATAAGAATGTGGAGGGTTATACTTGCAAATGTTTTGCAAAGACTCTTTGAGGTCTGTGGCTGCAAAATGCCACACAACTGCTAAATATTATTGCTTGTAATCTAGTAACAATAATCCTCCTGTTTTGATTAAACCAGTGAAAACTTTCTTTACTGCAGTCCTCCTCATTCATTGCCACTCCAACTCTGTAACGTAAGATTGTGGTGTTAACCTGATCTGGACTAGCTTTGTTGTCCAAGCTGAGTGAAATGTTAAAAAGGGAATAGGATGGAGAATGAAAAACAGGTCTGGTTAACAAATATCTGCCTTAAAAAAACTCTGTACTTTTTATGGTGGATCAGACTCCGCAAAGGTTGAGCTAACCTCTCGGAAAGAGAGCTTTTCTCAGCTGCCGGTTGTGATGGTTGCCCCGAGAGCAGCAGGTGGGAGGCTGTCGGGTCTGGCTGCCCACCACTCAGCGCCCGTCCCCCTTGATGTCTTGCAGGAGCCCAGTGCGTCGATCTGGGGAACTCCTACATATGCCAGTGCCAGGCTGGCTTCACCGGGAGACACTGTGATGATAATGTGGACGACTGCGCCTCCTTTCCCTGCGTCAACGGAGGGACCTGCCAGGATGGCGTCAATGACTATTCCTGCACCTGCCCCCCGGGATACAACGGGAAGAACTGCAGCACTCCGGTGAGCAGATGCGAACACAACCCCTGCCACAACGGGGCCACCTGCCACGAAAGAAACAACCGCTACGTCTGTGAGTGCGCCCGGGGTTACGGCGGGCTCAACTGCCAATTTTTGCTCCCCGAGCCGCCTCAGGGACCGGTCATCGTCGACTTCACCGAGAAGTACACGGAAGGCCAGAACGCCCAGTTCCCCTGGATCGCCATCTGCGCCGGGATTATTCTGGTCctcatgctgctgctggggtgtGCTGCTGTGGTCGTCTGCGTCAGGCTCAGAGTGCAGAAGAGGCACCACCAGCCTGACGCCTGCAGGAGCGAGACTGAGACCATGAACAACCTGGCAAACTGCCAGCGCGAGAAGGACATTTCCATAAGTGTCATTGGTGCCACTCagattaaaaacacaaataagaAAGTAGACTTTCACAGCGATAACTCTGATAAAAATGGCTACAAAGTCAGATACCCATCAGTGGATTACAATTTGGTGCATGAACTCAAGAACGAGGACTCTGTTAAAGAGGAGCACAGCAAATGTGAAGCCAAGTGTGAAACATATGATtcagaggcagaggagaaatGTGCAGTACAACTAAAGAGGTATCTCTCACATCTGAGCGTGGGGGGCAGCTTGACTTTGAAGAGGGCGGGGGGTGTGTCTCATAGGTAGTATTAAGCAACAGCCGTCTGACCGGTGTTGTCTCTTTTTGTCTTCAATAGTGatacttctgaaagaaaacgACCAGATTCAGTATATTCCACTTCAAAGGACACAAAGTACCAGTCGGTGTATGTCATATCAGAAGAGAAAGATGAGTGCATCATAGCAACTGAGGTTAGTATACTGCCCGGTGGTtggaacagcagagaaaattcTCGGTGCGCAACCCACACTGAACACACCTCAGGGCAGCTGGACTCTCTTCCATGGTGCCACAGCCATTTGTACCTGTAGAAATCCAGCCAGCTCAAGGCTGTCACGCTGAGGATGTTGTAAACACAAGCTCAGTGACTTGCTGCTG
Proteins encoded in this region:
- the DLL1 gene encoding delta-like protein 1: MGGRFVLTLALLSVLLSRCQVGCSGVFELKLQEFVNKKGLLSNRNCCRGGGPGGGGLQQCDCKTFFRVCLKHYQASVSPEPPCTYGSAITPVLGANSFSVPDGAGGADPAFSNPIRFPFGFTWPGTFSLIIEALHTDSPDDLTTENPERLISRLATQRHLAVGEEWSQDLHSSGRTDLKYSYRFVCDEHYYGEGCSVFCRPRDDAFGHFTCGERGEKVCNPGWKGQYCTEPICLPGCDEQHGFCDKPGECKCRVGWQGRYCDECIRYPGCLHGTCQQPWQCNCQEGWGGLFCNQDLNYCTHHKPCKNGATCTNTGQGSYTCSCRPGYTGSNCEIEINECDANPCKNGGSCTDLENSYSCTCPPGFYGKNCELSAMTCADGPCFNGGRCTDNPDGGYSCRCPLGYSGFNCEKKIDYCSSSPCANGAQCVDLGNSYICQCQAGFTGRHCDDNVDDCASFPCVNGGTCQDGVNDYSCTCPPGYNGKNCSTPVSRCEHNPCHNGATCHERNNRYVCECARGYGGLNCQFLLPEPPQGPVIVDFTEKYTEGQNAQFPWIAICAGIILVLMLLLGCAAVVVCVRLRVQKRHHQPDACRSETETMNNLANCQREKDISISVIGATQIKNTNKKVDFHSDNSDKNGYKVRYPSVDYNLVHELKNEDSVKEEHSKCEAKCETYDSEAEEKCAVQLKSDTSERKRPDSVYSTSKDTKYQSVYVISEEKDECIIATEV